tactagttcTTGCTAAAATTTGGAAGCGTATGTTTGTGTACACTCACCAGTCTATGTGATGTGAATACTGAAAGACTCTAATCTAATTTTATTCCTAGGCCCactttggcatttttctttcaagttgtttttttgATGTATAGTGGAGGTGATGATGGATGTCTGATTGATGTTGCAGCACTATGCTTGCTCCTGAGGGCCACTTGCCTTACTTGTTTGTGCAGCGTGTAGCAGAAGCCACACGATTGTTGTGTTTCTCAGGAAGCGTAAGTGGAAGATCAAAATGGGGTTCACATGAGGCAGCATTAGCCTCCAGATAAAACCATGCCTCCACGCATTCCTATTCCCTGACACTCTGGCACCCgtcatcataaaaaaatacGAATAGGCAGGACTGGGTGTGGGCAGAAAATAGACATGTCTCAAAAGAAATTAGTCTGAGTTTGAACGTGTTATCAACGCACTTAGCAACTGCATAGCCCTCTTTTTGCTATCGTGCCGTTAGGCAATACTGGCGGGACTGGGTTCCCTTGTAGTCCCTCTTAAAAATTCAATGCTAGGTTGCTGTGAACAGAAGAAGGCAAAGAGATGAATGTTTCTGCCCAAGGACAGGGCAGATCTCTTTAAATAATatctcatttttacttttggcTGGTTTGTTTCGTAAGGAGCTGCCTAGtctggtgtttttttctttcattttctcctgtgaatgATAGGTGGGGTTCACTGAAAACGAGACATAGATGTTGTGACAATGCTGCTAGGAAGTGAGTTGGAAGATGTTACTTGGCATCCAGAGTTGCTCTGGCACATCTTTACTGGATATTGCTTTACCCCCTGCTCCAGACCTTTGGACTGCTGATGAGTTcaggggtggggaagaggaTAGCGCATTTCCGTGAGGATTGCAAGTGTTTCAGCAGTCATTAGGGAGGGACAGGAAAGGACCGTGATAATTGGCTTCTGACAGCTTTGAACATGAGAACATGATTCGGCAGAGCAGAATAGCCATACGCACAGTGTCCagttaattttgattttaattttcttaattgcaTAGGTAGCAGGTAAGACTGACAATGGAATTTGGACTAGAAATGCCATGTAATAGGTCGATTGCTTGAAACAGCTGACCATGTCTGTCGTAAGAGAATTAAATACACACTGCTGATTCACTTCATTTCTTGCTGGTTCATCTGGCTTGGGCTAAGGGAAGTTGTGCACTTGTGAGTATCTGGGGAAAGGAATAAGATTTCAGTAAGTTTGAGAGGATAGGAACATGTGCACATAAATGggttatttttcccttgcatGTGTTGCTGTTTCAGAAGGCTGATtatttaagacagaaaatgatACCATATGTGCCTGACAAACTGCAGAGTATTTCTGCTGTTGCAGTGAGCCATGGTAGCATGGTTTCCATCATGGACTGGGATTTCTATTCCCTATCCTATCAGTCTGCTTTTCAGACTCTCGGTGAGGGCTACACGTCCACCTGTCTATCTGTAGTCAGAAACTGCAAAGCAAGAGAGAATCCAGCCAAATTGTCCTGCATTGGCTCAGCAAACTATACAGGTGTTGCTGGAAGAGGTGTTGCAGCTGTACTTCAGTGATTATAAAGGTCAGTCTGCATTTCCACAAATGTTCCCGTTTCCAGTGATGTGGAACTCAATTGTAAAAATCAGTTCAGTCTGCACGGAGGTTTGGTGCCGGAGTTCTCAGAACACGAACCTGTTTGCTTTAACAAAATGTGCTGAAGATGCAGGAGTGGGAGTTGTTAAGATAACAGCTGATGCAGTAAAACCATGTGTGACTGCAGTTATGTGTTGGCTTGACTCATGCCAATCGTTTCTGCCTTCAGTCTGCAGAAAGTGAGCCGCAGGGTTTCATATACGTAGCAAGGGGAAGAGTTTAGCCCAGCTAACAAATTAAGAAATTACTTAATAATGTGTCAGAAATGctgcatctttcttttcagtattttccaggGTTTTCAAAGTTCCCTTTTAAAGATGgatgcagcttttccttccttttgttttcatttttccacttactttgattgtgttttgtttctacCCTGTCTAGCTCACTTTCCACATTTCCTGTAAAACCAAGAGGGATGtgattgtttttgtttaacaACTTAAACTTGAGGAGATTATTCCATTGCCAATGTTTCCTGGTTGGTGTGCAATGGAAATCTACCCACGGACTCATGTTGATGAGGTTGTGGAAACAGTTTGCTAGTAAATGCCAACCCGATGACTGGCATAGAAAGGACAGCACGTGCTTTAGGAATactttaaagcagtattttgaaCTTTGAAGCCCGTGGATTCAGAAAGGGAGAATGACGGAGAGGAACTAGTTgagcttctgtttttttctgagcgTATTTTACTGTTTCCAGTGGTTGAGAGCATGCCGTGCCTTGCTTCGGGTAGGATGGGGGGACTGTGGCATGGGCATCTCTCCTGGGTAGTGAGTGCAAAGGGACCACAGTGGAGTCACGTGCCAGTAGTGGGGTTCCCTCAGTGTCTTCCCTGCATTTCACAGAGGCAGGACAGAAGGGGTGGCCTCTGTCTCCCTCTGACACCACAGGGCAGGTCCAGCTCCCCGGCGGTTTCCCCGCCTGCTGTGTCCTGCACGTGAGGTGATGAGAAGGGGAAAGGGTGCTGGGCCAGACTGCAAATACAGGGAGACTGAGGCCCAGCGGCAGCAGAACATGGGGAAAAAGCTGATGCTGTGAGTCTCCCATCCGAAGCATGGTCTGCCTTTCATGAACTTGTCTTTCAACACTACCATGAGCAGAATTTTTCTTTGGGGCCAATTTGAAGCCTGCTATAAACAAGTTGCCAAACTTCCAGCTACGttccatttcctttcccctAGATTGTAATGGTTTTCTATGGTAcacagaagcaataaaaaaaatcattcctgtGTTTTTCTACACCGTTAAAGAACGTTCCTTCAGCCCTTGGTAACTTGGGACTTGGGGTCTGCCACTGCTTGTCTGTGTGCAGTAGAAACCAGGCCCACACCAATGATGATTTTGGTGTTAACTCTCCCAATATCTGaagggcttttctttttgttaaaggTTTTTGTGTCTTGTTTGAAGAAAATGGTCAAGAGTTTGCCTGGTCTTCTTGGGGAGGATTTCTTTGAATAGGAAATGAATGGATTTTACCAAAGACTTTTACATCGAGTGgctttaaattatatttaaaatgtttatttaaaatccaAGTCAAATGATTTTTAACAAACTGTCTCAAGATAGAAGAAACTGACTTTTTGGAGTAACTGTATTGTTTATTCTTTGTATTGCAGTAGCACCTAGAGAACCCTATTGTGCTAAATGCGGAACAAACATATAACAGAGATGGTCCCTGCCCATATGAGCTTACAGCTTTCAGCTTAGCCTCTGCATCGTCCTGCTGGGGGATTAACCAGGCATTCATTCTCATTACATGCTTCTGCCATTTTAGCTGGGCTCTCTTGGGGCAATGAGGTCAAACCTGCAAACCTGATTTCCTCATTACCCCCAACAGAGAAAACATCAAGTAGGAGGCAAGTTTCAGAGAGCTGAACAACTTGCCCTTTCCCACTGTACATTTCtcaaactgatttttcacaTGCTGTAGATACCAAGCCTGTGGCCGAGCCATGTGGGCTTCCTGAGATCACTGCTGCTCCTTGAAGAGCTGTGGTTTCCTTGTTCCCAGTGTCCTCAGGCAGATAGAAGTGTTTGGATAAAAGGAAGCCTTTTCAGTGGTTTATggtttatattatttaaaaaaaaaaaaaaaagttttcttttttgttttgccttctaAGTTTTCATTCTCATTCAGTACCTTCCCACGGTTGCTGCCGTATGGGGTAGGGGGGAAGGatataataaaaagcaaacttgaCATCACACATGCACGCTGTCAATCATCAAAGTATCAAAAACAAAGCTTGCAAGAGCACAAACTTGTATaaatgtggaggaaaaaaagaaagaaggacaCTGACTAAGCACATCAGGCCATCTTGTCCCTTTGGGCAGCTTTACGTTAGGGTGGAAGAAAATCCACCCATTTTTTGAGCTTGTCTCCTGGGTCACCATCTCATCCTTTTCCACCTCCTCTCTCAACCCTCAGGTATAGCTGGGATTTGTCTCTTCTGATTTATAGAGCCTTTAGAGAGACAGTCCTAGGGAGGGATGAACACGGAATCCTTAACATTGGTTCATGCTTGATCAAGTTATGGGGTCTTAGGGGCAAAAGAAGCCAAAAGATAATTTCTCTAGACCTGTCTGTTCCCATCTCTACTCTCACTCGGTGGCATGGACTGGCTCCTACAGGCTGGGAAGGTGATGGGATCACGCGAATGAAGAGGAAGGGGCAACTTCTTTGTCTATGCTTGTTGTTGGGCAGATCCCATCTGCTGTTTATCCCTCCTATCTGCAAAAGAGCAGGGAAGAGCCATTGTGCTTCATTTGCAGGGGCGTGAAAGGGATGGGGTGCGAGAAGTAAATCCAGAGCAAAAAATCTAATAAAGGATAACAAACATGCAAgttggagaaagggagaagagaggtcTGGATCTTGGCAAACAGAAAAGTTGAGTTGTGGTTTCCAGTGTGTGCTAGAGCCTAGCTCTGACTGAAGCCACGTGGCTTGTGAATAATGCTGGCAGAAGCAGAGCAACTGGCAGTTTGGCATTGTGTTAGCAGAGAGGAAGGACAGCTCTTTCTACTGAGGTGCTTCTAACTTGTTACCCcccagaaataaataaataaataaatatcctgAAGCTGTGTGTGTCTGgtgcagctcagcagagctgtctctgaacCCCTGGTCAAGGAGACCCCATTCTTGCCCCACGTCTCGCAAGGCAAGGGCAACGTCAGGGAACAGCACTTTCAAAACGCAAGCCAAATGCAGAGTGCTCTGAAACCAAATCCCTCTGCCTGCAAATAAGAAAGTTGGGTTTCTGATTACTTGTTTCTAAATGTTTTGTCACAAACTTCCTTTGGAGAtggggaagatgaaaaaaaatgggatgAGTGCTCCCTGGCCCAAGCTCAATATCCAGAATCTCTGCTTAGAGCTCTGAAGGAAGAAGGGCTTCCTCAAAGAAGTCTCCTGTCCACAACCTATGATGCAGCATGCATCTCTGGGAGATACACAAGCTGCTACCAATGATGTGCTTTGAGGTTATGATACCCAGCCCCCTGtagctaaggaagaaaaaaaaatattctttaccTCTGTAGAGGTGGGCCTAGATACAGTCATCCGAGTCCCACATACCCCAGAAGTCTGGGGGAGCTTGGATGTGGAGTCCTGTGACCTGTTACAGGGACAGGCTCAAACAGGTACTATTTGGATGTGAATCCAAATCCAAATTCCCACAGATTTTTGGCTGCCAGTTGGCTGGGAGCCTTCATTCTATCTCTAattccacaaaagaaaaagaaacaaaaaacaataaagtaaaaggtgcttttaaaataccatgaGGAGAGAAACTGCCATGGAAATAAATAGCGAAAATAACAATGTTAACATTTCTGGTGTCACAGCAACTCTGAAATTCAAGTAGTGTGCACATGCCTACAGCACTTCTCACAGCCACTATTGGCGCAGCCTGAGGTTCAGAGCTCAGATTGTGTCCCGTTGTTCACTGAAACAACCAGCTCCTCCCTGGCGCTGGAATGGATTtagagagaaggggagaggaaagacGGATGCAGTCTCTGCTGATAATCAGGTCTTTACTGTGCCCACCTGATGCCGCGCTTTAGCGGGACAAAGACACAAAGTTCTCTTATTTCTGTCCCTGTCTGTCATGCCTGAGATATAATGGCCATGCTTCAGAGTTGGAAAGGGTATTGCTTCAAATAGTCCCCCATCCGCCTAGGTAGAGGGAGCTGGTCCACGTTGGCTGTAGACTTGTTAATCCGTAGCCGGCACAGGTGCTGCAGACTGGGGATGTTGTCTTTGCGGCTGAGCGGCCGGATGAGTTTCAAGTGtactgcagctgctgccatctcTTTTTGCATGGGAGGTAGAGGAGACGGAGGCGGGTAAGGAGCCTCATTCTTGCTTTCCATTGTGCAGGACATGACATAATGCTGGATAAGACTGACCACATCTGGGAAGGCCAGGATGCGAGGTTTGGACAAGTAGTTTGAGTCTAGCCGGAACTTGCTGTCAGTGTATTCGATGCGCACGTTGGTGGGACCTCGATTTGTCTTGACAGAGAGTGTGAACAGGTAGCTGGGGTGGGTGCTGTCCCGTACCAGGAAGGTGCCCTCAGGCATCTTTTGGAGATGCTGCTTGGCCTCACTGGCAGTGATAGATCCCCAGTACCAACCTGGAAAAGCATCCCAGAAAGAACTTGTTAGGGAAAGAACGTATTAAAGGACTGGCAGTATATTTAGGGAAGCCTTGAAGCCTACTGAGTTCAGGGCCTGGGAAGCAACCAGGCCCAGACTTGGTAAGACCTTCAGAAATTAAGACCATGTCAAGTTCTAAGGGTTTCCTACCTATGCTTGTCATTGCTGTGCTGGGGCTTGGGATGAGGATGACTACTTTTGCAGCTACTGCAGTTTACAGAGAAAGAGGGACCTTTTTGCAATTCTTTCTCCTGATTCAGTTACAAAAGACAAAGCTTTCGCTTATGCCAGTAATAAATTACTTCATGCTACAAGTTTGTAGAGACTGAAAATGCGCTTGCTGCATCCACAAGAGTCAGCCATGGCTGTGACAGAACCAGGTTCCTATCTCAAGTGGGATCAGGAGATTCTTCCTGGAGCAGAATTGGCTCCTTGCTCCCTGTAGCCTTCTGACCCCGTGACTTTGTGAGTTGAGCCTTACCAGATTCTCGCAGATAGGAGAAGGTTTTTGCAATGCAGAGAAGGTCTTCTTCAGGGTCTCGTGTCTGAGGTGGGTTGCTGTCTGGAACTGGTGCTGCAAAGGCAGGTGCGGACTCCTCCTGGAAGGCCATAACTGGGAGAGGCTGCATGATCGGCTCTGACAATTCCACCGCAATGCCCCTGAGTGACAGCCTCCTGATCTTTTCCTCCGCCAGCAAAGGATGAGGTCTGAAATGAAGGGCATACTCTGCTATTTTTCCTTGCCTTGAAATAGGTTGCAGTGTCTGTTCAGTGCACGCTACATTGTACTACAACATGTTATGTTTTATAAACAGATCCTCAATATGATTACGTTTcaaacggggcgggggggggattACGCAGCTAAAGATGAGCCCTTAGAAACAGGGAGAGAGAGTTGGCCTCTTTCGGCTTGTAAAAGGCAGTCTATCTTGCAATTTAGGTTGATTTGAAACCTAATATTTTTAGATGTTGCCTTTTAATATGCAGTTTCAGAGGCAATAAGGTTCATAGCAGCATTACAGCTTCACTTACATCTTTACAATGTTggagcatttctttttctgccagtgGGTTTGTTAGTCATTTACTGTAAGCATTAGAAGCAGAACTGGGAATAGCTTGGGTTTTGTCCTACCCACTTTCTGCTCAAGGTTGACCTGATCCTAAACGTGTCTGTTAGAACTAAGGGTAAGCTGATTTTGTAGTAGAATAATGGGAATTCTTGGTTTAGCCAAACCTGTGCACTACACAAACCCTAGTGTTCAATGGCACGACAGAGATCTCAGTGTGACTGTAATCCCTGCAGGATTACAGCAGTAGGAGGTTCTGCCATGACTGGGCTGCTATGAACGTTAATCCCTCCGTGACCTAAAGAGGGTGTTAGCGTAGCCATTCAGCATCTAAGTGCAGCTTCACGAAGCCTGGAGCTCTCATGGGTCATGGGtgctccttttctgcagcacGGAGATTTCTAAAGGAAGGCAGAGCTCCAGGGGGAGGATGGATATTGGGAGCCAGGGAAGTCTTCATTCCCAGGCAAGCTCCTGAACAAAAACAttagtttctgtcttttcttctagGCTCTTCACCTTGTGTGCCCTGTACTGCTATATGTCCTGTGTTATATCCCCCACATGCACTCACTTGCTTGAGACGTTCTTTCAGACACTTAACATAAACGATGGCTGAGTTTCCAGAGAATTACAACACAGTCCTCAACGTGAGACCGTGACAGCACCATTGGAGCTGATGGTGAttgcaaaggcagcagccacctcctcccGCATCACTGAAGAGAGAAGCGGAAGGAGACTCTGAAGTCATAAGCACTTCCCTTCCCATCTTGCTCCTTCTCTGTGCTTTATGTGAACAGTGACACTTTAGGTACCTACATAAATGTGTTGTAAACTGATCTGCACCTGACCATAGCTGCACTCCACCTTCTCAAACTGCCAAGTCTCAAGTATGAGATGGGGAGCAGGAAGAAGGGATTTGGGGGAAAAGTAGATAAGAGATGACCTGAAAATGACTTCACAATGATTTGTGAGTGAGAGCCACGATCCATTCCATGACTCTGCATTTCTAATAAAACCATGTAGGTTTGGAGTAAGGTTTTTGTAAAACCACTGGTAAAATTGAATCTATGGAGAGACACTTCTTGCCCATGCAATAGATGGCAAAACCCCACTATTCTGTTGGTATTTAGAAAAGaacattcttcctttttccgTATGTCAAATCACATTTGAGAAGCAGGATCTCTACTTGGCATTCATGGCATTTGATCctcatttcttaatttctatTCAAGGGTAGGAAGCCAAACCTAATAAAAGTGATTGCTGGCTCTTATCTTCACCAGGCACCCTTGATCACAGGGACTGCGTTTTCAGTGGCTGGCACAGAACAGTGGATCTGAATATACTTTTATACCTGGAGATAGCTGTTGCGAAACCTCTGAGTTCTCTTCTAAGCCCCACTTGAGCTACATTTGTAGGTGTTGAgggctgcatttttaaagatatttggATGTCTCCCTCTTAATGTCATGGTCTTCACAAAGGTCTAGCTACCTGCCTTCTTGGGGAAGGGAGATTCCTGATTCTCTTTGAGCAAGGAGGACTATAAACCAGATCCTTCCCTGTACTGAACCTAATATAATAGTTCGTGCTGTGCAAAGAGGGTGCAAAGACACAGGACTGTTGGCAGAGCGTTCTCTCCCAGGTGAATTCTTACACCGACCGTTCACTGCGCTGAAAATGACTGTGACCAATGTTAAGTAAAATCAGTCCTGCGCCACTCACTGCCCACTCGCTCCCCAGAACTTGAATACTGCAGTCCAAATTCCAAATCTCTCTGAACCtattttctcctggaaaatTTTTCTGGCCTACCCTTTGGGAAAGGTTTTGAACATGAAGAAACCTTTTCTCGTTCCTAGCAtggaactacttttttttctttttatataccTACTTTGGAGAGGAAATTAGGAATTGGCTAAGAGactgggaaggaagggagagataGCAAAGCTACGTGGGGAAAGGTACTCGCATTTCATTGCAGAAAGTTGTTAATTTCAAGGGCTGTACCAGTTCACAGTTTGGTCCCCCAAAAGACACATCAACTGTGTGAATTTGtcagtaggttttttttatagAGCCACTGTGGGTCTCTCTGAAGCACAGCCCATTTGTTTGAGATGAGGTTTCCCACTGTGCTCGCTCTCTGCTGCCTTACACTTTTTGCTACCTGAAGCTGAAGGAGCCCAGACCCCATGTAGTCACTGTGGAGATTCTTCCACTGCAGCCAGAGAAGGGCCATGCTTATACTCTTCCTATTTTCCTTCTATATACCTGCGTTATGCCCCTCTCTCCCCCTACAAGAAGTCCTACTGCAGCTGTCAAAGGAGCGCCAGTGGGATTAGAAATTCTGGTAGACCGGGAGGTGCTGGTGTCCTAAACAACTTTGTAGATAGGTTGAAGaaagaagagctgctgctgcgaCCAACAGAGCAGCTCCAAGAACAGGAAAGGGAGAACAGAGGGATCAGCGAGTAATAGCAACTACAACTTTTAATGCAAGTATATTTGCAAGAGGGATAAGAAGAGTTTGCTGGGATAAGGACATGTTGAAAAAGGTATGCTGATGTGAAAAAGCCAGCCCTTTAATGGGACAACgtaagtatttgaaaataattagtgCTTGCAAGAAAGAAAGTAGAGGAGAGATGTGGAGGATCAGGACTGAACAGAGTAAAGTGTTAGCGTAACAGCTGCGATGAGGAAGAcaacaaatatataaaatttgGCATGTCTAGCTGGTAGTCTGTGTGGAGTCTGGAGAGAAACAGTAAATGAATTTCCCTGTGCTTTGGCAATTAGTGTTTTCAAAAGCCTTGGAAAGCCAAGAAAGTTCAAGAGAATCAGGTATGTCTGATATCATTTAGTGTTGGCTTTGCAGTTACTTCGCTGATAAGCTAAACTTTGTAACACAGTACAAGTAGTACAAGAAAAAGCGTGTTGAGCTGCTCTCCCTTCCATCAGCCACGTCCCAAGACTCCCATGGGAGCTCGGTCTGAATAGGAGGGAGAGTATGGAGTCCAGGATATATGAAATCCTAGAGGATAATGAAAACTGAGCAATCAATGGTcattaaaaaagatattaagAGACAACTATCTACACATCTGGCTACATAACAAGTTCTTAGTGGGTGAAGGGAGGCAGTAGCTCTGGTATGTTAACCCTGGAGAAAAGCTTCAGTTAAGGGTTTCATAAAGCCTAAGTTGAAAAATGAATTTCCTTTGCTGTGGCTATAGGAACTGCAGCAACAGACTGAAAATGAGAGTGAAAACAAACCCACTTGAGTAGTAGGAAAGTATTGGTAAGCATGAGCTCTGCCTGTCTGTGGAAcagattttgggggaaaatggcagaaaaatccCCGTGCTTTAGTTATTTAAAGCAGACAAGGCAAATGCATTGCCTCTGAGGAAAATCCGCTGAGCGCAGGAGGGATGGGTAATACTGACATTACGGCTCAGGCTGAAACAAATGCTGACACTTTCTAAACATGCAGCATGTGTAAAAATGCTGGATGATTCCTGCAGACCAGCTATTTACGCATGTTGATGACCTGAGCTGATCATAGAGACACTGAAGTGCCAACACACTGGTACCAGACACCGATACCAGAGAAGGGACTTGGATGTTACCTGTTCTACTGAACAAAGGTGGTGTAACTATACATGTGCCCCCTATGGCTTTCATTCTACAGAATGCTGTGTGTGGGTAAGTCTGTATAGATGTGCATACATTTAATCTTACCcataaaagcaacagaaaaatgaaattatgtgtttagcataaatatttacttaGAAATAGACAAAAACATCTGAACTCCAGGGAAGTTTTTCCCTGTAAGCAGTTCGTCTCCACTGGGACATTAGAGAACACCTATGGTCTCGGGTCTGTGTCCCCGCTGGTGCTACAGGCACACCACTGAACAACACACTCCAAGTTTTTACTAATTTTTACTCCCCCAAAGACTCTGAATAACAGGTAGTTTTTCAGCAATAGAAAGCACGGAAATCAGGAATACTTTATGGTCCCATGATTTTGGACCAGAGAATCTAAAAAGCAGACACACAGGACACACACGCAGAATTTAGCACTCGGCCAGCGTAAGTCATTCCCATTCCATTACAATCACACATGGCAACTCACACGAGCTGAAAAACTGTCCCAGAGAATCTTACTAATTACAATTATCAAaccacagcttttaaaagaaggc
This region of Gymnogyps californianus isolate 813 chromosome 13, ASM1813914v2, whole genome shotgun sequence genomic DNA includes:
- the CISH gene encoding cytokine-inducible SH2-containing protein, yielding MLFPWSRSDMILCVQGPHPLLAEEKIRRLSLRGIAVELSEPIMQPLPVMAFQEESAPAFAAPVPDSNPPQTRDPEEDLLCIAKTFSYLRESGWYWGSITASEAKQHLQKMPEGTFLVRDSTHPSYLFTLSVKTNRGPTNVRIEYTDSKFRLDSNYLSKPRILAFPDVVSLIQHYVMSCTMESKNEAPYPPPSPLPPMQKEMAAAAVHLKLIRPLSRKDNIPSLQHLCRLRINKSTANVDQLPLPRRMGDYLKQYPFQL